Proteins from a single region of Lentimicrobium saccharophilum:
- a CDS encoding T9SS type A sorting domain-containing protein yields the protein MKKLTSLFALLLLFSTSGFSQGCLPEGIGFFSQDSIDNFQTNYPGCTEIEGNVIISGGNIKNLSGLNLLEAIGGELFIAYCDSLISLNGLNNLTSIGGNVDLSANPRLKDLIGLDNLTSINGYLWIEYNDSLQSLDGLEGLTAINGKIQIAGNTRLTNIEGLSNIDPNSITNLLILENSSLADCNAQSICDYITNPTGTIDIMNNLPGCNCPGEIAINCGVVIPCLPYGNYHLNHQYQIDSFSTYYPDCITLNGQVKITGSDITNLNGLNLITSINGSLVVSETSISSLEGLGALDSISGYFDIALNNNLISVEGLDNLKFVGQDLDIIQNHQLENFEGFNSLTRVGSFLRFWYNSNLKSIRGFSYLSSVDGNLWIESNSDLTDLSGFANVDSVGEQLYFRGNASLKDFSGLGSISVVGTNVILINNDSLLSLDGLNNLYSVGQDLVIIDNQLLSTCDVESVCAYLSSPNGYVSVHDNAPGCNSQAEIEAACLVGVSELSDKPLVSIYPNPASDFISINEIGLNNEISVIFYNQLGLITSTIELTSDRVDISHLEKGIYIVEIKSNSGVSRQKFIKN from the coding sequence ATGAAAAAACTTACTTCTTTATTCGCATTGTTGTTACTTTTCTCTACTTCTGGATTCTCGCAGGGATGCCTGCCTGAGGGCATAGGTTTTTTTTCTCAGGATTCTATTGACAATTTTCAGACAAATTATCCCGGATGTACTGAAATTGAAGGCAATGTTATTATTTCTGGTGGAAATATCAAAAATTTATCAGGATTGAATTTACTTGAGGCAATTGGTGGCGAATTATTTATTGCTTATTGCGATTCACTTATCAGCTTGAACGGACTTAACAACCTCACTTCCATTGGTGGAAATGTTGACCTTTCAGCCAATCCCAGGCTGAAAGATTTGATAGGCTTAGATAACTTAACATCCATTAATGGATACCTTTGGATTGAATATAATGATTCTCTTCAGTCTTTGGATGGGCTTGAGGGTTTAACTGCTATAAATGGCAAAATTCAGATTGCCGGAAATACAAGGCTGACCAATATCGAAGGATTATCCAATATAGATCCAAATTCAATAACGAATCTTCTGATACTGGAAAACAGTTCATTGGCAGACTGCAATGCGCAAAGCATTTGTGATTATATAACCAATCCCACCGGAACTATTGACATTATGAATAATTTACCGGGATGCAACTGCCCTGGTGAAATAGCAATCAACTGCGGTGTCGTTATTCCCTGCCTGCCTTATGGCAATTACCATTTGAACCATCAATATCAGATTGATAGTTTTAGCACCTACTACCCTGACTGCATTACACTAAACGGCCAGGTGAAAATTACAGGTAGTGATATAACAAACCTGAATGGGTTAAACCTGATTACCTCAATAAACGGAAGTCTGGTGGTTTCAGAAACAAGCATATCAAGCCTTGAAGGTTTAGGGGCCCTTGATTCAATTTCAGGATACTTCGACATCGCGTTGAATAATAATCTGATAAGTGTTGAAGGGTTGGACAATCTGAAATTCGTCGGGCAGGATCTGGATATAATACAGAATCACCAGCTGGAGAATTTTGAAGGATTCAACTCTCTTACCAGGGTTGGCAGTTTTCTGAGGTTCTGGTATAACAGTAATCTTAAAAGTATAAGAGGGTTCAGCTATTTATCTTCTGTTGATGGTAATCTGTGGATTGAATCGAATTCTGATCTGACAGATCTTTCTGGTTTTGCAAATGTAGATTCAGTAGGTGAGCAGTTGTATTTTCGAGGAAATGCCTCTTTAAAGGACTTTTCGGGACTGGGTTCAATATCTGTTGTCGGAACAAACGTAATCCTAATTAACAATGACTCCTTATTATCCCTGGATGGATTGAATAATCTTTATTCTGTGGGTCAGGATCTGGTAATAATTGATAATCAATTACTAAGCACATGCGATGTTGAAAGTGTGTGTGCATATCTTTCCAGCCCAAACGGTTATGTAAGTGTTCATGATAACGCCCCGGGATGCAACAGCCAGGCAGAAATTGAAGCAGCATGCCTGGTCGGTGTATCGGAATTGAGTGATAAACCGCTTGTAAGCATTTACCCTAATCCTGCATCAGATTTTATAAGCATTAACGAAATTGGCTTAAACAATGAAATCAGCGTTATCTTTTATAACCAGTTAGGACTAATTACCAGCACAATAGAATTAACTTCAGACAGAGTTGATATTTCACATCTTGAAAAAGGTATATACATAGTAGAAATTAAATCAAACAGTGGGGTGAGCAGACAAAAATTTATTAAAAATTAA
- a CDS encoding DUF4301 family protein: MFTQNDLKQFQAKGIDIKTIEQQIENFKSGFPFVKLVRPAVPGDGIVCFSETEADKLLVFYNKNAGDYEILKFVPASGAASRMFKSLFEFREECLKSKGSELLTPVDKGSNTAGQFFANIKKFAFFDDLKKVMAENGLNIKECLDQKDYVTIIDFLLEDKGLGYASLPKALLKFHRYDNGSRLALEEHLVEGADYGQNKEGRVAIHFTVSPEHADRVIEEINKVKEKYEELFEVIYELTFSIQKSSTDTIAVDSKNKPFRNDDESIVFRPGGHGALIENLNDREGEVIFIKNIDNIVPDRLKEQTYRFKRVIGGYLFELRDTIFSYLEKLEDGNISDNELKKVIAFAAEKLCISPGPDFGEMSKIEKVDFLFTKLNRPIRICGMVKNEGEPGGGPFWVKNSEGEVSLQIVESSQIDLSDASQKEIFGKSTHFNPVDLVCYLRNYKGEQFDLREYVDPETGFISIKSKDGRELKAQELPGLWNGAMADWITVFVEVPPITFNPVKTVNDLLRKEHQPA; this comes from the coding sequence ATGTTTACACAAAACGATCTGAAACAATTCCAGGCCAAAGGAATTGACATCAAAACCATAGAACAACAGATAGAAAACTTCAAATCCGGTTTTCCGTTTGTAAAGCTGGTCAGGCCAGCCGTTCCGGGCGATGGAATTGTATGTTTCTCTGAAACTGAAGCCGACAAGCTATTGGTCTTTTATAATAAAAATGCCGGGGATTATGAGATCCTGAAATTTGTCCCTGCTTCGGGTGCTGCCAGCCGGATGTTCAAATCACTGTTTGAGTTTCGGGAAGAATGCCTTAAATCAAAGGGCAGTGAATTGTTAACACCTGTTGACAAAGGTTCAAACACTGCCGGGCAGTTTTTTGCAAACATTAAAAAATTCGCATTCTTCGACGACCTGAAAAAGGTAATGGCAGAGAATGGGTTAAATATCAAGGAGTGCCTGGATCAGAAAGATTATGTAACCATTATAGACTTCCTGCTTGAGGATAAAGGGCTGGGCTATGCCTCACTTCCCAAAGCCCTGCTGAAGTTTCACCGTTACGATAACGGATCAAGGCTGGCCCTGGAAGAACACCTGGTTGAAGGAGCTGATTACGGGCAAAACAAGGAGGGACGGGTGGCGATTCACTTTACAGTTTCTCCAGAGCATGCCGATCGGGTGATCGAAGAGATCAATAAAGTAAAGGAAAAATATGAAGAACTCTTCGAAGTAATCTATGAACTTACTTTTTCCATACAAAAGTCTTCCACGGACACCATTGCCGTTGATTCGAAGAACAAACCCTTCAGAAACGACGATGAAAGTATTGTATTCAGGCCCGGTGGGCACGGCGCACTTATCGAAAACCTGAATGACCGGGAGGGCGAAGTTATTTTCATTAAAAACATTGACAACATCGTCCCTGACCGGCTTAAAGAGCAGACTTACAGGTTTAAACGCGTGATAGGCGGGTATCTCTTTGAACTCCGGGATACAATTTTCAGTTATCTTGAAAAACTCGAAGACGGGAATATCAGTGACAATGAGTTGAAGAAAGTCATAGCGTTTGCTGCTGAAAAACTATGCATCAGCCCCGGCCCGGATTTCGGAGAGATGAGTAAAATAGAAAAAGTAGATTTTCTGTTCACGAAACTCAACCGCCCAATCCGGATATGCGGGATGGTGAAAAATGAGGGGGAACCCGGTGGCGGACCTTTCTGGGTAAAAAATTCCGAAGGTGAAGTTTCTCTTCAGATAGTGGAATCATCACAAATAGACCTATCAGATGCCAGTCAAAAGGAAATTTTCGGCAAATCCACTCATTTCAATCCCGTAGACCTGGTTTGCTACCTGCGCAATTACAAGGGCGAACAGTTTGACCTGCGTGAGTATGTAGATCCTGAAACAGGCTTTATTTCCATAAAATCAAAGGACGGCAGGGAACTAAAAGCGCAGGAACTTCCCGGATTATGGAATGGCGCTATGGCCGACTGGATCACCGTATTTGTTGAGGTTCCGCCGATTACCTTTAATCCGGTAAAAACGGTGAACGATCTTTTAAGAAAAGAGCACCAGCCAGCCTGA
- a CDS encoding nucleoside/nucleotide kinase family protein gives MQTVLASYLAMNDLAEKLRNLSPHKSVYIAIGGVSRSGKTFLSEMLGSILPDSVIIHQDIYIPDKKDIPVIKDHLDWERPEAIDWQAFKNAIQVAGKNFRYVIIEGLLVFRNETLNQLYDRNIFISLSKDVFLQRKRADLRWGAEPDWYIEHIWESYLSYGRLPSTIQKPVIINGEEDFNMDKILGQLNLPE, from the coding sequence TTGCAGACTGTTTTAGCAAGCTATCTGGCAATGAATGATTTGGCGGAAAAATTACGAAATCTCTCACCTCATAAATCCGTTTATATTGCCATCGGCGGGGTCAGTCGTTCAGGCAAGACCTTTCTTTCAGAGATGCTTGGAAGCATATTGCCTGATTCTGTAATTATTCACCAGGACATCTATATTCCTGACAAAAAGGACATTCCTGTGATCAAAGATCATCTGGACTGGGAAAGACCGGAAGCCATCGACTGGCAGGCATTTAAAAATGCTATACAGGTTGCCGGGAAAAATTTCAGGTATGTGATCATTGAAGGCTTGCTGGTTTTCCGTAATGAAACCTTAAATCAGCTGTACGACAGGAACATCTTTATATCACTTTCAAAAGATGTTTTCTTGCAGCGGAAAAGAGCAGATCTGAGATGGGGAGCAGAGCCGGACTGGTATATTGAACACATCTGGGAAAGTTATCTTTCCTATGGTAGGCTTCCTTCAACAATTCAAAAGCCTGTAATTATTAACGGAGAAGAAGATTTTAACATGGATAAAATCCTCGGGCAGCTGAATTTGCCCGAATAA
- a CDS encoding porin family protein, with amino-acid sequence MIFRKIAFCLCLFLLPAITRAQLFYDFQSGWYLGANAGIASYFGDLSFYDLDPVNKIRHESRFVAGLTAGKSLNQWIDLEMNFDHGGMKGSNQNNDLSFTGNFTELTLNGIISLSRIISNQSYQRFQVCLSLGAGSIFYRSTKSRISDNTYVYSVGRNSSGDKKGSPGITAVFPAGILLSFDLNKSLVIRSRFAFRMPDDDLLDAHAGSTGINDRYSFAIIGFIYRLPPVRPDKSGPLPCPEFAGLIRSK; translated from the coding sequence ATGATCTTCCGGAAAATTGCCTTTTGTCTTTGCCTGTTTCTACTGCCAGCAATTACCCGGGCACAGCTTTTTTATGATTTTCAAAGCGGGTGGTATCTGGGAGCCAATGCAGGCATTGCATCATATTTCGGAGATTTAAGCTTTTACGACCTCGATCCGGTCAATAAGATCAGGCATGAAAGCCGGTTTGTTGCCGGATTAACAGCCGGCAAAAGCCTGAACCAATGGATAGATCTCGAAATGAATTTTGATCACGGAGGTATGAAAGGGTCAAATCAAAACAATGATTTGTCTTTTACCGGAAATTTCACCGAACTTACCTTAAATGGGATCATAAGCCTTTCCAGAATTATTTCAAACCAGTCATATCAGCGATTTCAGGTCTGTCTTTCATTAGGCGCAGGATCCATTTTTTATCGATCTACCAAATCCAGGATATCCGATAACACTTATGTTTATTCCGTTGGCAGAAATTCTTCGGGGGATAAAAAAGGTAGCCCGGGAATAACTGCAGTATTTCCGGCGGGAATTCTGCTGAGCTTTGACCTGAACAAATCACTGGTCATCAGGAGCAGATTTGCTTTCAGAATGCCTGATGATGACTTGTTGGATGCCCATGCCGGATCTACCGGAATAAACGACAGATACTCGTTTGCTATAATTGGATTTATTTACAGACTCCCGCCTGTCAGACCTGATAAATCCGGTCCTTTACCTTGCCCTGAATTCGCCGGATTAATCCGCAGTAAATAA
- a CDS encoding DUF1684 domain-containing protein has product MKVKLSYLLTLGALLLTLFASGQDFSSKKQYRAAIRAERAEKDMEFATADKSPIAHADRVKFRGLNYFKPDLSYKIMAKLEIFSNPDTIKMVTTTDRRPLYLVFGEVQFTLKNNEYRLTIYRNIDLMTKPGYESYLFLPFTDLTSGAASYGGGRYIDLEFNNDGLVEIDFNRAYNPYCVYNKKYSCPVPPEGNFLNTAIKAGEKNYVH; this is encoded by the coding sequence ATGAAAGTTAAATTATCTTACCTTCTGACTCTCGGTGCATTGCTGTTAACCCTTTTCGCATCCGGTCAGGACTTTTCATCAAAAAAGCAATACCGGGCAGCGATCAGGGCAGAGCGTGCTGAAAAAGACATGGAATTCGCAACTGCCGATAAATCTCCGATAGCACACGCCGACAGGGTTAAATTCAGGGGACTGAATTACTTTAAACCGGATCTTTCATACAAGATCATGGCAAAGCTTGAAATATTCAGCAATCCTGATACCATAAAAATGGTAACAACAACCGACCGGAGGCCGCTTTACCTGGTCTTCGGGGAAGTGCAGTTTACATTGAAAAACAATGAGTATCGCCTTACCATATACAGAAACATTGATTTAATGACAAAGCCCGGATATGAAAGTTATCTGTTTCTGCCTTTCACCGACCTGACCTCAGGCGCTGCTTCATATGGCGGCGGGCGTTACATTGATCTTGAATTTAATAACGATGGACTGGTTGAAATAGACTTCAACAGGGCATATAACCCTTATTGCGTTTATAACAAGAAGTACAGTTGCCCGGTCCCTCCGGAAGGAAATTTTCTGAATACTGCAATAAAAGCCGGGGAAAAAAACTATGTGCATTAA
- the pdxH gene encoding pyridoxamine 5'-phosphate oxidase, whose amino-acid sequence MKISAIRKDYIKDRLSEHEAGEDPLALFGKWLDDAVKSGVCEPTAMVLSTISHEGYPSSRVVLLKGLDNGRLLFYTNYTSNKGRHLSENPRASLLFFWGELERQVRFEGNVTQLPAKDSDEYFLSRPYESRIGALVSRQSTVIAGREELDREFARLFNRMKANQEEMRRPEYWGGYALDPVSVEFWQGRANRLHDRLRYSKANVNWIRERLSP is encoded by the coding sequence ATGAAAATTTCCGCAATCCGCAAGGATTATATAAAGGACCGTCTTTCTGAACATGAAGCGGGAGAGGATCCTTTGGCCTTATTTGGTAAATGGCTCGATGATGCTGTTAAATCGGGCGTGTGCGAACCTACTGCAATGGTGCTTTCAACCATTTCACATGAAGGTTATCCGTCGTCGCGGGTAGTGCTGCTGAAAGGGCTTGATAATGGCAGATTGCTTTTTTATACGAATTATACAAGCAATAAAGGCAGGCATCTGAGTGAAAATCCGCGCGCTTCCCTGTTGTTTTTCTGGGGCGAATTGGAACGCCAGGTGCGGTTCGAGGGGAATGTGACACAGCTGCCGGCTAAGGACTCAGATGAATATTTTTTGTCAAGACCTTATGAGAGCAGGATCGGGGCGCTGGTATCGCGGCAAAGCACCGTAATTGCAGGCAGGGAAGAGCTTGACAGGGAATTTGCCAGACTTTTCAACAGGATGAAAGCAAATCAGGAAGAAATGAGACGACCTGAATACTGGGGCGGTTACGCATTGGACCCCGTGTCTGTTGAGTTCTGGCAGGGGAGGGCCAACCGGCTTCACGACAGGCTCAGATACAGTAAGGCAAATGTCAATTGGATCAGGGAACGCCTATCTCCCTGA
- a CDS encoding MFS transporter: MLTIQKKLTNSFYALLSLPATAMGFALSVQIAALSWILSTQYHLDIHDVGLVWAAGPLAGIIGQVIIGVISDKVWFWNGRRRPFIIIGGILASMMLLALPNIGVIQASLGTGGILGIAIVVALTLDLAINVSFNPTRSIIADVTPEGKARTKGYTWMQTVSGSFGVMAYFIGAMLDNYILIYSGAVLVLLFSVIPPFFIKEPRELGQQDGENAVSTEKQPAGDPSEGSLLNMLRIIEPLWGFLLYAVYAMVIRLSGIPPIPYHIFEIFALLLTVILIGKTLIKKEAGNHEENGKTGFQKVLAAHSFTWIGVQTMFIYMYAYVKDTIPALDNDALGNVVNWSFFTINLIAAIIPVLILLPLAARFGRVKVHATGIALMAAGYLGIFLLGHTPAMIYVMMAVIGIGWAATISLPFAIMSQKVPQTRMGLYMGLFNLSVVLPQLVASLGVGELISNAADKSITFLICSVTVTFSSLAWFLVKEPADHATAGTPVGGSH; this comes from the coding sequence ATGCTCACAATTCAGAAAAAGCTCACCAATTCTTTCTATGCACTGCTGAGTCTTCCGGCTACAGCTATGGGATTTGCTCTTTCGGTACAGATTGCAGCACTGAGCTGGATACTCAGCACCCAGTATCACCTCGACATTCATGACGTAGGACTGGTATGGGCTGCTGGTCCGCTGGCCGGTATTATCGGACAGGTAATTATCGGGGTGATCAGCGATAAGGTTTGGTTCTGGAACGGACGCAGGAGACCATTTATTATTATTGGGGGCATTCTTGCGTCCATGATGCTGCTGGCGCTGCCAAACATCGGCGTTATACAGGCCTCGCTCGGAACCGGAGGCATTCTGGGTATAGCCATTGTAGTTGCACTGACCCTTGACCTGGCCATTAACGTAAGTTTTAACCCAACCCGTTCCATTATTGCCGATGTGACTCCCGAGGGCAAGGCCCGCACCAAAGGCTATACCTGGATGCAGACCGTTTCCGGTTCATTCGGTGTAATGGCCTATTTCATAGGCGCCATGCTTGATAACTATATCCTGATTTATTCGGGAGCCGTCCTTGTGCTGCTTTTCTCAGTTATCCCTCCCTTTTTTATCAAGGAACCGCGCGAACTGGGGCAGCAGGATGGTGAAAATGCAGTTTCGACAGAAAAACAACCTGCCGGAGATCCCTCGGAAGGATCATTACTCAATATGCTTCGCATCATCGAGCCGCTCTGGGGATTCCTGCTTTATGCCGTTTACGCCATGGTCATAAGGCTTTCAGGCATTCCTCCCATCCCTTATCATATTTTTGAAATCTTCGCTTTGCTTCTCACCGTGATCCTTATCGGGAAAACGCTTATCAAAAAGGAAGCCGGCAATCACGAGGAAAACGGAAAAACCGGATTCCAGAAAGTGCTGGCAGCTCATTCATTTACCTGGATAGGGGTGCAAACGATGTTTATATACATGTATGCTTATGTAAAAGACACCATTCCGGCACTCGACAATGACGCCCTGGGAAATGTGGTCAACTGGAGCTTTTTTACCATCAATCTGATTGCTGCCATTATACCTGTACTTATTTTGCTGCCCCTGGCAGCGCGTTTTGGCCGGGTTAAGGTCCATGCCACCGGCATCGCGCTGATGGCGGCAGGATACCTGGGTATATTCCTGCTCGGCCATACCCCTGCCATGATTTATGTAATGATGGCCGTCATCGGAATAGGCTGGGCAGCTACCATCAGTCTCCCGTTTGCCATCATGTCGCAAAAGGTGCCGCAAACAAGAATGGGCTTGTATATGGGCTTATTCAACTTATCGGTTGTATTGCCTCAGCTGGTTGCCAGTCTGGGCGTTGGTGAACTGATCAGCAATGCAGCCGACAAAAGCATCACATTTCTGATCTGTTCAGTTACCGTTACTTTTTCATCCCTTGCATGGTTCCTTGTTAAAGAACCCGCCGACCACGCCACAGCAGGCACTCCGGTCGGTGGCAGCCACTGA
- a CDS encoding calcium/sodium antiporter, with protein MSLLLFIAGMVLLIVGSNWLVDGASSLARRFNISDLVIGLTIVAFGTSSPELIVNLFASFNGNTDIAIGNVVGSNIFNTLAILGLTAIVAPIAVKSTTVWKEIPFSILAVLVMAFMANDMLIDGKFKDIISRIDGFILLCFFSIFMAYTFALAKSSGPLKEVTTVEMSLLKAIIFIITGLAGLFFGGKFLVEGAVSIARFLGISEAVIGLTVVAAGTSMPELATSVVAAIKKKSDIAIGNVVGSNIFNIFFVLGISASIRPIPLATDNSSNFDMIFLIIMSMLLLIFVFLGKEKKINRLEGAIFFLAFVAYTLVLILDTDKSFPFR; from the coding sequence ATGAGTTTACTTCTGTTTATTGCCGGAATGGTATTATTGATTGTAGGCTCTAACTGGCTTGTTGATGGTGCCTCAAGTCTTGCCCGGCGGTTTAACATTTCTGACCTTGTAATCGGCCTTACCATTGTTGCATTCGGCACCTCATCTCCCGAACTGATCGTTAACCTTTTCGCTTCGTTCAACGGCAATACCGACATCGCCATCGGAAATGTTGTCGGAAGTAACATTTTCAATACACTGGCCATACTTGGACTTACTGCCATTGTAGCCCCCATTGCAGTAAAAAGCACCACCGTGTGGAAGGAAATCCCGTTCAGCATACTGGCTGTTTTAGTAATGGCTTTTATGGCAAATGACATGTTGATAGACGGGAAATTTAAAGATATAATTTCCAGAATTGATGGTTTTATTCTGCTGTGCTTCTTCTCTATTTTTATGGCTTATACCTTTGCCCTGGCAAAATCATCGGGACCGTTAAAAGAAGTAACTACTGTTGAAATGAGTCTTTTAAAAGCTATAATATTTATTATTACAGGATTGGCGGGGTTGTTTTTTGGCGGCAAATTCCTGGTTGAGGGTGCCGTGAGTATAGCCAGATTCCTTGGAATCAGCGAAGCTGTGATCGGGCTTACCGTTGTTGCTGCCGGCACATCCATGCCTGAACTTGCAACATCAGTTGTAGCTGCTATAAAAAAGAAAAGCGACATTGCGATCGGGAATGTTGTGGGCTCCAACATTTTCAATATTTTCTTTGTCCTCGGGATAAGCGCATCCATCAGGCCTATACCTCTTGCTACGGATAATTCCTCGAATTTCGATATGATTTTTCTGATTATCATGAGCATGTTGCTGCTTATTTTTGTTTTTCTCGGTAAAGAGAAAAAAATAAACAGACTCGAAGGAGCGATCTTCTTTCTTGCATTTGTCGCATACACATTGGTTCTGATTCTGGATACAGACAAATCATTTCCATTCAGATAA
- a CDS encoding thioredoxin-like domain-containing protein, which yields MISIQIEGLADSLLILAGYNGDKQFVVDTAFLDKKSYLFSGKEKLPEGMYIIAGSSKNRLFDFIVSGNQDFTITGNKQSLPNSLNARNSKDNQLLFDYIRFLSDKQKQQAALRELQRRFAPDSDSAAVTGNQLDLLNHEVKRYIEGIINSYPGTFISMFLRAMQEPEVPPAPLLPNGRPDSTFPYRYYKSHFWDNIDLSDARIIRTPFIHNKVEQFLGKMTVPAPDSLIVAIDELFRRIKTSEEAFKYLVWYLTVKYESSEIMGYDAVFVHLVDTYYQDRRMGWMNPTVKENLIKRAKALKPVLIGKTAPEMILLDTLKNPVSLHHILADYTIIYFWDPDCSHCKKESPLMRDFYLKNRKMLNLEVYAVCMDTSWTDMKQYIRKNQLPWINVNGFYSVTPDFRDRYDVHSSPVFFVLDREKRIIAKRILTPQIEAFLNQHSGRKKNLSGQ from the coding sequence ATGATTTCAATTCAAATCGAAGGATTAGCCGACAGCCTTCTCATACTTGCCGGATATAACGGTGACAAGCAGTTTGTAGTTGATACAGCATTTTTAGACAAGAAAAGCTATCTTTTTTCCGGAAAAGAAAAGTTGCCCGAAGGGATGTATATTATCGCCGGGTCCAGCAAGAACCGGCTGTTCGATTTCATTGTTTCCGGCAATCAGGATTTTACCATTACCGGCAACAAACAGAGTCTTCCCAATAGCCTGAATGCCAGAAACAGCAAGGACAATCAATTGCTCTTTGACTATATCCGGTTTCTTTCTGATAAGCAAAAACAACAGGCTGCTTTGCGTGAACTGCAAAGAAGATTTGCGCCGGACAGCGATTCTGCCGCGGTCACCGGCAACCAGTTGGATCTGTTAAATCATGAAGTAAAGCGTTATATCGAGGGAATTATCAACAGTTATCCCGGAACATTCATTTCAATGTTTCTCAGGGCAATGCAGGAACCGGAAGTTCCACCTGCTCCGCTGTTACCAAATGGAAGACCCGATTCAACTTTTCCTTACAGGTATTATAAGTCCCATTTCTGGGACAATATCGATCTCTCCGATGCAAGAATTATCCGTACACCATTCATTCACAATAAAGTAGAGCAATTCCTCGGCAAGATGACCGTACCGGCCCCCGACTCTTTGATTGTGGCTATTGATGAACTATTCCGCCGCATCAAAACAAGCGAGGAGGCTTTCAAATACCTGGTCTGGTACCTGACGGTAAAATATGAGAGTTCTGAAATCATGGGCTATGATGCTGTCTTTGTTCACCTCGTTGACACCTATTATCAGGATCGTAGGATGGGTTGGATGAATCCCACTGTTAAAGAAAATCTTATAAAGCGTGCAAAAGCCCTCAAACCGGTGCTTATCGGCAAAACAGCCCCTGAGATGATATTGCTGGACACCTTGAAGAACCCTGTTTCGCTTCATCATATTTTGGCAGATTATACGATTATCTACTTCTGGGATCCTGATTGCAGCCATTGCAAGAAGGAAAGTCCGCTGATGCGGGATTTTTATCTGAAGAACCGCAAAATGCTCAATCTGGAAGTATATGCCGTATGTATGGATACTTCGTGGACGGATATGAAGCAGTACATTCGTAAGAATCAATTACCATGGATAAATGTAAATGGTTTTTACAGTGTAACACCTGATTTCAGGGATCGTTATGATGTGCATTCATCTCCTGTTTTCTTTGTTCTCGACCGCGAGAAGAGAATTATTGCCAAACGGATACTCACCCCCCAGATAGAAGCTTTTCTGAATCAACATTCCGGCAGAAAAAAGAATCTGTCCGGTCAATAA